ATGAAACAGTTGGTACCGCCGCTGACAAAAGAAATGCAACTCCTTCTTTTTTAGGTTTAAACTCCTCCGTGGAAAAGCGGATAAAATTTTTATCAATATTCGTATTGGTAGGTGAGGAAGTTGCTAATGGGTTGTATTGAGCAGCAACCACAGTGGGAATGAAAACGATGAGAAGAAAATGAAATGTAAATCTCTTCATAATAAGGCCTTACTGATTAAATGTTATTTAAGATATTAATTCACTGAAAAGAATCCACCAAATCCGGGAAATTATTGGATGGTGAAACTCTGCTTAAAATCACTTTACTTAGAGCCAATCATTAACAAAAAAATATTCCCTTGGCCTCAGGTTCAAAAAAAGTAATTTATGCCGCTCTCATCGGTAACGGACTCATTTCAATCACTAAATTTATCGCTGCTGTAATTACCGGCAGTTCGGCCATGATGTCGGAAGGGATCCACTCAGTGGTAGATACCGGAAATCAGGTTCTGCTGTTAATGGGATTGAAGAAAGCCGAAAAACCGGCCGACGCCGACTTTCCTTTTGGTCATGGTAAGGAAGTCTATTTCTGGAGTTTTGTGGTGGCTATAATGATTTTTGCAGTGGGTTCCGGTATTTCCATTTATGAAGGGATTCACAGCCTGTCCGATCCCCATGAAATCACCAACCCTATGGTGAATTACATTGTACTGGGGCTGGCCATGATTTTTGAAGCCTTCGCCTGGTATTTTGCCTGGAAAGAGTTTAATAAGACCAAAGGCGACCGAAGTTATTACGAAGCCGTACGCAAAGAAAAAGACCCAACTACTTTTGTGGTTCTCTTTGAAGACTCAGCCGCTATGCTGGGACTCATGGTGGCTTTCGTCGGGGTATTTCTTTCACAGTTGACCGGAATCCTCATTTTTGATGGAATTGCGTCTATCGTTATTGGGGTGATTTTAGGCGGAACTGCAATCTGGCTGGCCCATGAAACCAAAGGGCTCCTCATTGGTGAGAGTGCCGACCGTGAAATAATTGAAAGCATACAGAAAATGGGGAATACCATGGAGTCCATCCACATGGTGAAAGAGGTGCTGACGTTACACATGGGGCCTCAGTACATTTTGGTAACGATTAACGCTGATTTTGTATCTGAGTTGAATTCGGATCAGGTTGAGTGGGGTACGGCAGAACTATCTGCGGAGATTAAGAAAACGTACCCACGTGTGAAGCGGGTTTTTATTGAAGCTGAAGGGGATTCTAAATAAGTACAATAAAGAAAAAGATAATCTGCACACAAAGGGTGTAGAAGGAATAATTATAGTATCGGTATTTCTTGTTGGCTATAGAAGAAATTTCATAAATCTGATGGAGCAGGTCGCTTTGCAATTCTTCATCCGAAGCTTCCCGAAAATCAGCTGCATAGGCCGCTCGGTTCGGCCTTGAGATAATATCCTGATGATATACAAGCCTTGAGGTATCATCACCGCCGTGAGTGGTTTTTCGGGGTTTGATGGTCAGCGAGGCAAAAGCCAAAAAGAGCACAAAAGAACCCATAAACAAAATTTCGGAAATATTGATGGTTTCCAGCGTTTTGGATTCAGTAAGTATAAAAGTAGCAGCCACACTACTTACCAGGAATAAATACCGGATTTTGTTATCCGCTAATTTGATGAGCTCTTGTTGGTGAAGGAAAATATTCCAGCTGTAATTGAGTCGGTCAATGCTCTTTGTATTTTCCATAATGTTGGATCCCTGTTTAGTATTCAATGAGTTTACTAATCAACTTGTCCAGTTTTGAAAGGGCCATGTAGCCGTCTTCAAGTCCTTTATCGTGGGGGATGGGCATGTCTAAGGAAGCACAACGCATTACAGGTGCATCCAGCCATTCAAAACATTCCTCAGAAATAATGGCCGAAATTTCACTCAATGGCCCCAGCGTCAGTGAAGGTTCCTGCAACAGTAACACTTTTCCTGTTTTCTGAACCGATTCCCGAACAGCCTCTTTATCCAGAGGAAGGAGGGTGCGTAAATCAAGCACTTCCAGTGAAATACCTTTTTTGGTATATGATTCAGCCACAGAAAGTGCCCATTGAACACCCATTCCATACGTGATGATGGTTGTATCAGAACCCTCATTCCGGACTTTCGCTTTCCCGAGCGGTTCGTAGTTAGCGGTATCAGGGATGTGTGCCTTTAAGCTTCGGTATAGCTTTTTATGCTCAAAAAACAACACCGGATTCGGGTCGTGAAGGGAGCTGTACATTAAATTCATGGCATCTTCCACCGTGCCGGGCACCACAACTTTCAGCCCCGGAATTTGCATGAACCAGCCTTCAACCGATTGAGAATGAAAAGGACCGGCTCCAACGCCTCCGCCATGTGGCGCACGAATGGTGATATTTAGCGGTGGAGACCAGCGATAATGTGTTTTTGCGATGTTGTTTACAATTTGATTGAATCCACAGGAAATGAAATCGGCAAATTGCATTTCTACCACGGGTTTGAAATCTGCCAGCGCCAATCCCAGGGCAGCGCCTAAAGCACCGGATTCAATGATCGGCGTATTTCTGACTCTCTGATGCCCAAACTGCTCTAAAAAACCTTCCGTAATTTTAAACACGCCACCATACTCGGCAATATCCTGTCCCATGATGACGAACTTACTGTCTTCTTCAAAAGCTTGACGTAGTGATGCCTGAATAGCATCCACAAAGCGATGTTCGTAGGTAACACCGTCTTTATGCGGAGGGGGATCATCGGGCTGTGGGGCATACACTCTTTCAAGTTCCCGCTCTTCGTCAAATTCCGGATCAGGTGCTGCCAAAGCTTTGTTAAGATCCTCCTTAAAGGACTCGTCAATTTCTTTGGTAACCTTTTCAAGCTCGCCCTGGGTGAACAAGCCTTCGGATTCCATATACAGCTCAAACCGATGAATCGGGTCTTTTTCTGCCCAATTTTCAAATAATACATCCGGTACATAATGCGTCCCTGAAGCTTCTTCATGTCCACGCATACGAAATGTTTTGGCTTCAATGAGTACCGGTTCACCCTTTAATGCCAATTCCCTTGCCTTACCAACCGTATCCATGACCTCAAAGATATTGTTGCCATCAATATTGAAACCATGCATGCCATAGCCTTTTGCACGATCAGATAAATGCTCACAGGCAAATTGTTCGGAAGTCGGAGTTGAAAGTCCGTACCCGTTATTCTCAATAATAAATACCACCGGAAGTTTCCATACGGCTGCTAAGTTCAGGGCTTCATGAAAATCACCTTCACTTGTGGCGCCATCCCCACAGAATGAAAATGCAACCGATTTCTCATTCCTCATTTTCATTGCCAGGGCTAGTCCGTCAGCAACGGGCATCATGGCGGCCAGGTGAGATATCATCCCAATGATTTTGTGGTCGGGAATTCCAAAATGGAAGGAACGATCCCGTCCTTGCGTAAATCCGTCAGCCTTACCAAATAACTGGCAGAAAAGAGGGTAGAAGGGCACATTGCGGGCCGTAAAAACTCCCAGGTTTCGGTGCATGGGTAGGATATAGTCATCAGGCTCTGAGGAGAGTGAAACTCCAACCCCAACCGCTTCCTGTCCAATTCCCGAGAACCACTTGCTGATTTTATTTTGCCGGAGCAGCATCAGCATTCGTTCTTCGATGCGCCTGGGCAGCATCAGGTTTTTATAGATGTATAAAGCTGTTTCTGCAGAGATCTTTTTGTCAGTAATAGCCACGCAGTAAGATGATTAATTAGCAGGTTACCAACCCAACAGATAAGCAAAAATAAGCGGAGCTACAATAGTTGCATCAGATTCTATTATGAACTTTGGCGTGTCTATTCCAAGTTTGCCCCAGGTTATTTTTTCGTTGGGAACGGCTCCTGAGTATGAACCGTAACTGGTGGTGGAATCACTGATCTGGCAAAAGTAGGACCAAAGCGGTACATCTGATTTCCCTAAATCCTGCTCAATCATAGGTACTACACAAATGGGGAAGTCTCCGGCGATTCCACCTCCGATTTGGAAAAACCCAACCCCGTTGTCCGAATTATTCAGGTACCAATCAGACAAATACATCATGTATTCTATGCCTGACTTCATCGCGTTTGGCTTTGTGCGGCCCTCAATACAGTGAGAGGCAAAGAAATTACCGCAGGTGGAATCTTCCCAACCGGGAACAATCACAGGGATATTCTTCTCCGCAGCAGCCATAAGCCACGAATCTTTAGGATCAATCTGGTAGGAATCTTCAAGGTCTCCGCTTAAAAGCAGATCATAAAAATACTCATGGGGAAAGTGCCGGTTTCCTTCTTCTGTTGCCTTTACCCAGCGCTTCACCAAATGCTCTTCAATACGGCGCATAGCTTCTTCTTCGGGGATGCAGGTATCGGTGACGCGGTTAAAATGTTGATCGAGGAGCTCTTGCTCATCCTGTGGACTCAAATCCCGGTAATTGGGAATGCGTTTGTAATGATCATGAGCCACCAGATTGAATACATCTTCTTCCAGGTTAGCTCCTGTGCAGGTGATGATATGCACCTTATCTTCCCGAATCATTTCAGCCAGAGAAAGGCCTAATTCTGCAGAACTCATAGCTCCGGCAAGGGTGATCATCATCTTTGAGCCGGACTGTAGCTGATCTTCATAGGCTTTGGCTGCATCAACTACAGAAGCGGAGTTAAAGTGCCGGAAATGATGGGTTAGGAATTCAGAAACGGGTCCTTTGTTACTCATGAGTTAGAAAATTTATAGCTTAGCATTTTATAGAAAAGTTTGGCTGCCAAAAACTGCGGTGCTGACAGGCCTTCAATAGGGGCAAGTTCCACAATATCGAAGCCCAGTACATTTTTTTGCTGAAATACTTTCTTGAGATAACGGATTGTCGTGTTCCAGTCCAGCCCGCCGGGCTCTGGAGTTCCGGTTGCCGGCATGATGGAGGGATCAAATACATCAAGGTCTAAGGTGATGTACACTTTATCAGTAATTTTGGCAATAGAATCATCCATCCAGTCGGTCTGACCATACATATCTTCAGCAAAATAGCATTTATTGCGATCCAGGTATTTAAGTTCTTCCGAATCCATACTTCGGATGCCCACCTGAACCAGGTTTGCATTTTGGGACGCATCATATACTGCACAAGCATGATTATAAGGCGAGCCGTGAAATTTGGGACGCAGATCGGTATGGGCATCCAGCTGCAGGATGGTGATATCGGGGTGAGCTTCGTAAAAAGCTTTGATGATCCCGATGCTGACCGAATGTTCTCCACCGAAGAAGGTGAGAAATTTTTCTTTTGTCAGAAGTTCTTTTGTGCTCTTATAAACGGCTTCAAACATCGCTTCCGGGGAGGAATCCTCCAGTATAGGGTCGATGATGTGAACGCCTTGCTTATAGACCTCACTATCCGTCTCGATATCATAAATCTCCATGTTCTCTGCGGCATCCAGAAAGGCTTCAAAGCCCTGATCGGCTCCTTTCCCCCAGGTACTGGTTCCATCGTAAGGGATAGACTGTAAAAGTACGTTGGCCCGATCAAAGGCATTATGATTTCCTTCAATTCCAGCAAAAATTGGGTTATTCTTAGTCATTGTATCCCAGAATGTTAAGCATGTTATCTACCGTTTGTTCATCGCGATACACGTAGTCGAATAAATTTCCGTCTTCATCAATATCCACCACAATGTGCTTGGGCGAAGGGATGAGGCAGTGTTTGATGCCGCCATATCCGCTTATGGAATCCTGGTAGGCCCCCGTGTGGAAGAACCCAATGTAAAGCGGTTCGGAGTCATCATCCGAAAAAGTGGGGAGAAGTACCTGCTGGTTCAGCTCCTCAGAATTGTAGTAATCGGAATGATCGCAGCTGATACCGCCAATATTAATTCGCTTGTATTGGTTTTCCCATTTATTGAGGGGGAGAAGGATGAATTTTTCGTTGATGGACCAGGCGTCTGGTATGGTATTCATCAGGCTGTTATCAACCAGGTACCAAAGCTCGGCGTCATTTTGTTGTTTTTGTTCCAGCACCTGGAAGATGACCGCACCGCTTTCTCCAACGGTATATTTCCCAAATTCGGTATAGATGTTCGGTTCCTCAACGTTTTCATCCTTGCAGGCTTCCTGAATATTTCGCACAATTTCGCCGGTGATGTATTCATAGTCAAAATCAAAACTGAGGCTATTCTGGATAGGGAATCCACCCCCGATATTTAAAGCATTTACCGAGGGAGCAATTTTCTTGATTTTTGTGAACTGACTCAAAGCCTTCTTAAATTCATTCCAGTAATACATATTATCGCTTACGCCGGAATCCACGAAAAAGTGAACCATAACCAGTTCAACCTGGTCGTTGCCAATAATGCGCTCCTTTACAAAGTCAAGAATTTCACGCTTGTTGATACCCAATCTTGAGGTGTAATAAGCAGCTTTAGGGTCTTCCTCAATCGATATCCGCAATCCAATTTTGATGGGATGATCAAGGTTAAGCTCCATCAGCTGATCCAGCTCCCGGGCATTATCCAGCACACAAATCGAGTTTTTGAAACCTTCTTTATTGAGCCGGCCAATTTTTTTGATATAATCGTCGGTTTTATAGCCATTGTGAACAATGGTTTTATCATTTGAGAAAACCCCTTTGTTATACAGGTTTTCAATCAGGTCGATATCAAAAGAAGAAGAGGTTTCCAGGGAAACATTTTCTTTTAGGGCTGTTCTTACTACATGATTGAAGTGACAGCATTTGGTGCAATAACAAAACTCATAGCTGCCGGTGTAGTTGTTTTCAGCAATGGCTTTATTGAAATATTCCCGGGAGTGCTTAATTTTTTCTCTGATCTTGGGAAGGTAAGCCAGCTTAAAGGGGGTGCCATATTTCTCAATAAGATAGTGTAGATCTACATTGTTGAAATTCAGCGTGCCATCAACCAGACTAAAGCCGTTTTGTGGGAAGTGATAAGTCTGGTCAATAAGTTCGTGATAGGTATTTTTCATTAAATAATGTGGGATTAAGAACGAAAGAAGAAAATAATTGGACGACTAATATAAAATATATTTGACTGTATTTTTTTAGAACGAAAGCATGCCTTTCCATTCATCAAAGATGAAATTACGACTTTTTCAATGATTACTAAACGAAGAGGTCGTTTAATTTTTATTAAATAGAAAGTTTTAAAATGGGCTTTGTAAATATGAATTGAGGGATTTCGTGCCTATATCATCCAATCGATTCAATGCACAAGTTTAAAAAAGAGTGTAGATTCAGGCATGTCCTTGAAAACAGGTGTTACCCTTATATTTCTTTTAATCCCGGTTCTGGCGTTTACACAAAACCGATCTGCGGAATTTCGTGTTTACGAAAACGGGGAAGAAGTTGTCATTCCGGATAGTCTGGATGCGGAACTGGCTAAGAATTCAACTCAAATTGAGCAAAAACTTCTTCGATGGTTTGTCTCGGAGGGATTATTTGATGCGGCTGTGACATCAACTACCGATTCGACTGCACAGGTGACCAAAGGCTGTAAATATCGGCTCGACAAAATGAACGTGCTTTATTCCGGCCAGATTGACTCATCCTCAACAATTGAACCTGATAAGTTTTACACAGATCAGAACTTACGCGCAGAAATTGCTGAGCTTATTTATGGGATGGAAGAGGATGGATTTCCTTTTGCTGAAGCTATTATCAAGTCGATTACCCCCATAAAAGAAGAGTGTTTGGTTGATGTGGAAATTGAAATCCTAACCGGTGATAAAGTGACCCGGCCGGATATATACTTCTCCGGAGCAAGAACAAACTCACAGGATTACCTGAGAAAGATTTCGAGGTTTAATTCAAACAGACAGGTTTCACCTGATTATCTTCGTATTCTTCGCTCGAATTTGAATTCAAGTGGTCTTTTCAACGTCGTTGAACCGGCCCGTATTTATCTTCGTCAGGGGGAGCCGGTTATCGTTTTCAGCGTGGAGGAGCGGTCGCTGAACCAGTTTGATGGTTTACTCGGTTATGTACCTGATGCTGCCGGAAACGGGCAAATTGCAGGGGATGTGGAGCTGTCGCTATGGAATGTACTTACCCAGGGAAACGGCATTGATTTTCGTTATCAACGACTGCGACCGGAAACCAGTCAGCTGAATCTGAAAGCTTCTCAGGATTGGATAGGTGAAATTCCGGTGGGCATTTCAGCCGGAATGCAGCTCTACCAGAACGATACCACCTACCAAAGCCGGGATGTTGATCTGGACGGATACTACCTGGTGGGCTCAGGCGTAAAACTGATAGGAGGAGTGGGTTTCCAAAGTACTACGTCGGGCAGTAATCTGCCTCAGGTTGTGGAGCCGGATGGACAAAAAAGAACCGCCCGTTTAGGTTTTGAATTCACCAATGTAGATCGGTTCGATGTGCCGACCAAAGGCAGTTCTATTCGACTGATACTTGGTATCGCAAATAAAGATTTAAGCGATGATTCCCTCACGTCATTCACGCAAAATTCTCTTGAATTCACTGCCCGTAACTACGTACCTGTGTTTGATAAAAGCGTAATTGCCACTTCTTTACATGGCTTTTTGCTGGAATCTGATAAAGTAACCACCAACGACTTAATCCGGTTTGGAGGAGCAAATTCCTTTCGCGGCTATGCCGAACAGCAGTTCCGGGCCGGAACCATGCTTTGGGGAGATGTGGAGTATCGCTTCTTGTTGAACCGTAGATCGTTTTTGTTTGGTTTTGCTGCTGCGGGAGTTTTCGAACGACCGAAGTTGCTCACCGAAACAGATAACACCTTCCAAATAACAAAATACCTTTTCTCCACAGGTTTTGGGCTGAGTTACCAAACCCAAATCGGCCGATTGAAATTTACCTATGCTATTTCTCCAGAAGAGTCTATAGGCAATGGGAAGGTGCACTTTGGGATAAGGACGGAGTTGTAGATTATTATTAGCGAACGGTTTGGAGGTATTTCAAAAATAATTTCAGGCCCTTAGGCTTACTGGCTATTATGGTAATCCTGAAATTATGCTAATCAAGTTTTCATAATTCTGAACCTTGATTTATGGGATTGAAGAATTTGCTTGATTAAATAATAAGTATAGCATTTTGAGGAAGAGCTATCCCATAAATAATTGGTCCACATTTACCGATAAAAATTCTTCCTTCCGGTAAGCGTTGTTCTCTGAATAAGACCATTCTCTTCTGCGAAAATCCATTCTATCCGTCTCATCAGTGTTCGGCTATTGTTTGATTTTAAATTTCCGATAAACCAAAAAATCTATATCTATTCACTCATTTTTATTACTTTAAAGTGTCCATATAATCTGAGTGATATGAATAAAAAAGTAAAAGAAGTCACAGAAAAGTTAGAGGAACTTCCAAAAGAGGAGCGGGAGTCATTTGCTGCTTTCGTATTGGAGGAACTTGAAAGTGAAGAGAGATGGTCGCAATTATTTAAGAAGTCTGAATCGGTTCTTACTAATTTAGCCAACGAAGCTATCGAGGAATATCAAGCCGGTAAAACAAAGAAACTGGATCAAGACAAGTTATGATTTCCAGAACAACTAATAAGTTTTGGAAATGTTACGATCAACTTCCTCACAGTATTAAAGAAAAGGCGCAAAAAGCGTACCGATTCTTTGAAGAGAACCCCGCTCACCCCAGCTTAAGGTTCAAAAAAATCAATGAGGATCCTAAAGTATACTCTGTAAGGATAACAATAGATTATCGTGCACTCGGAGTAATGGAAAAAGATAAGATTATTTGGTTTTGGATTGGGTCTCACGATGATTATGAGGCACTTATAAATCAATTATAATTAGTAATTCAGATTCGGTTAATATCTAATCAAACTATCAGGCTTTTAAATTTATCCTCTCTTTGCCTGCAGTCAGCCCATTCAAAAAACCATCCTATTCTATCCTTGTCATCCGTGTCCCATTCTTATAAGTTGCTCAGCGGCTCAACAACCATTATATTCATTTCGAATTTATTGAATGCTTATAAAGAAAGACCGAGGGATGGGCCCGATGACGTCTTGGCAACCACTACTGAAAAGGGGCAGGTGCCAAATCCCACTAAGCACATAACTCGTTATGTGCTTAGAAAGATAAGCGAGCTAATCACTCACGCTCTTTCTGTATAAGCTAACCCAACATCGAAAGAGTGAATATAGAACAAGCATTACAAGACCGAATCCTGATTCTTGACGGAGCCATGGGTACCATGATTCAGCGCTATAAGCTGACAGAAGAGGATTTCCGGGGCGAGCAGTTCAAAGATCATGCAGACGACCTGAAAGGGAATAACGATTTATTAAGCCTTACCCGTCCGGATATTATTCAGGCCATCCATGAAGAGTACCTGGAAGCGGGAGCGGATATCGTGGAAACCAACACTTTCAGCGGAACCACCATCGCTCAGGCTGATTACAACCTGGAGCACATCGTGTATGAACTGAACCGGAAGTCGGCTGAAATAGCGAAGAAAGCCACAGGCAAATTCACCAGGCAAAACCCTGATAAACCACGATTTGTTGCCGGTTCGATGGGGCCAACCAATAAAACGGCTTCTATTTCGCCTGAAGTCACCGATCCCGGCTATCGCGCTGTTACTTTCGATGAACTGGCGGAAGCTTACAAAGAACAAGCCAAAGGACTTATGGATGGCGGTGCGGATTTACTACTTATAGAAACTGTTTTCGACACACTGAATGCCAAGGCAGCTCTCTTTGCGATACAGGAATTATTTGATGAACGGGGAGATAAGTTACCCATCATGGTTTCAGGAACTATTACCGATGCTTCTGGACGAACGCTATCCGGGCAAACGGTAGAAGCGTTTTTGATCTCTGTTTCACACGCTCCAATTCTTAGTGTTGGATTCAATTGCGC
The nucleotide sequence above comes from Gracilimonas sp.. Encoded proteins:
- a CDS encoding cation diffusion facilitator family transporter, yielding MASGSKKVIYAALIGNGLISITKFIAAVITGSSAMMSEGIHSVVDTGNQVLLLMGLKKAEKPADADFPFGHGKEVYFWSFVVAIMIFAVGSGISIYEGIHSLSDPHEITNPMVNYIVLGLAMIFEAFAWYFAWKEFNKTKGDRSYYEAVRKEKDPTTFVVLFEDSAAMLGLMVAFVGVFLSQLTGILIFDGIASIVIGVILGGTAIWLAHETKGLLIGESADREIIESIQKMGNTMESIHMVKEVLTLHMGPQYILVTINADFVSELNSDQVEWGTAELSAEIKKTYPRVKRVFIEAEGDSK
- a CDS encoding Pycsar system effector family protein, which produces MENTKSIDRLNYSWNIFLHQQELIKLADNKIRYLFLVSSVAATFILTESKTLETINISEILFMGSFVLFLAFASLTIKPRKTTHGGDDTSRLVYHQDIISRPNRAAYAADFREASDEELQSDLLHQIYEISSIANKKYRYYNYSFYTLCVQIIFFFIVLI
- a CDS encoding alpha-ketoacid dehydrogenase subunit alpha/beta, coding for MAITDKKISAETALYIYKNLMLPRRIEERMLMLLRQNKISKWFSGIGQEAVGVGVSLSSEPDDYILPMHRNLGVFTARNVPFYPLFCQLFGKADGFTQGRDRSFHFGIPDHKIIGMISHLAAMMPVADGLALAMKMRNEKSVAFSFCGDGATSEGDFHEALNLAAVWKLPVVFIIENNGYGLSTPTSEQFACEHLSDRAKGYGMHGFNIDGNNIFEVMDTVGKARELALKGEPVLIEAKTFRMRGHEEASGTHYVPDVLFENWAEKDPIHRFELYMESEGLFTQGELEKVTKEIDESFKEDLNKALAAPDPEFDEERELERVYAPQPDDPPPHKDGVTYEHRFVDAIQASLRQAFEEDSKFVIMGQDIAEYGGVFKITEGFLEQFGHQRVRNTPIIESGALGAALGLALADFKPVVEMQFADFISCGFNQIVNNIAKTHYRWSPPLNITIRAPHGGGVGAGPFHSQSVEGWFMQIPGLKVVVPGTVEDAMNLMYSSLHDPNPVLFFEHKKLYRSLKAHIPDTANYEPLGKAKVRNEGSDTTIITYGMGVQWALSVAESYTKKGISLEVLDLRTLLPLDKEAVRESVQKTGKVLLLQEPSLTLGPLSEISAIISEECFEWLDAPVMRCASLDMPIPHDKGLEDGYMALSKLDKLISKLIEY
- a CDS encoding deoxyhypusine synthase family protein, with protein sequence MSNKGPVSEFLTHHFRHFNSASVVDAAKAYEDQLQSGSKMMITLAGAMSSAELGLSLAEMIREDKVHIITCTGANLEEDVFNLVAHDHYKRIPNYRDLSPQDEQELLDQHFNRVTDTCIPEEEAMRRIEEHLVKRWVKATEEGNRHFPHEYFYDLLLSGDLEDSYQIDPKDSWLMAAAEKNIPVIVPGWEDSTCGNFFASHCIEGRTKPNAMKSGIEYMMYLSDWYLNNSDNGVGFFQIGGGIAGDFPICVVPMIEQDLGKSDVPLWSYFCQISDSTTSYGSYSGAVPNEKITWGKLGIDTPKFIIESDATIVAPLIFAYLLGW
- the speB gene encoding agmatinase; translated protein: MTKNNPIFAGIEGNHNAFDRANVLLQSIPYDGTSTWGKGADQGFEAFLDAAENMEIYDIETDSEVYKQGVHIIDPILEDSSPEAMFEAVYKSTKELLTKEKFLTFFGGEHSVSIGIIKAFYEAHPDITILQLDAHTDLRPKFHGSPYNHACAVYDASQNANLVQVGIRSMDSEELKYLDRNKCYFAEDMYGQTDWMDDSIAKITDKVYITLDLDVFDPSIMPATGTPEPGGLDWNTTIRYLKKVFQQKNVLGFDIVELAPIEGLSAPQFLAAKLFYKMLSYKFSNS
- a CDS encoding arginine decarboxylase yields the protein MKNTYHELIDQTYHFPQNGFSLVDGTLNFNNVDLHYLIEKYGTPFKLAYLPKIREKIKHSREYFNKAIAENNYTGSYEFCYCTKCCHFNHVVRTALKENVSLETSSSFDIDLIENLYNKGVFSNDKTIVHNGYKTDDYIKKIGRLNKEGFKNSICVLDNARELDQLMELNLDHPIKIGLRISIEEDPKAAYYTSRLGINKREILDFVKERIIGNDQVELVMVHFFVDSGVSDNMYYWNEFKKALSQFTKIKKIAPSVNALNIGGGFPIQNSLSFDFDYEYITGEIVRNIQEACKDENVEEPNIYTEFGKYTVGESGAVIFQVLEQKQQNDAELWYLVDNSLMNTIPDAWSINEKFILLPLNKWENQYKRINIGGISCDHSDYYNSEELNQQVLLPTFSDDDSEPLYIGFFHTGAYQDSISGYGGIKHCLIPSPKHIVVDIDEDGNLFDYVYRDEQTVDNMLNILGYND
- a CDS encoding BamA/TamA family outer membrane protein: MSLKTGVTLIFLLIPVLAFTQNRSAEFRVYENGEEVVIPDSLDAELAKNSTQIEQKLLRWFVSEGLFDAAVTSTTDSTAQVTKGCKYRLDKMNVLYSGQIDSSSTIEPDKFYTDQNLRAEIAELIYGMEEDGFPFAEAIIKSITPIKEECLVDVEIEILTGDKVTRPDIYFSGARTNSQDYLRKISRFNSNRQVSPDYLRILRSNLNSSGLFNVVEPARIYLRQGEPVIVFSVEERSLNQFDGLLGYVPDAAGNGQIAGDVELSLWNVLTQGNGIDFRYQRLRPETSQLNLKASQDWIGEIPVGISAGMQLYQNDTTYQSRDVDLDGYYLVGSGVKLIGGVGFQSTTSGSNLPQVVEPDGQKRTARLGFEFTNVDRFDVPTKGSSIRLILGIANKDLSDDSLTSFTQNSLEFTARNYVPVFDKSVIATSLHGFLLESDKVTTNDLIRFGGANSFRGYAEQQFRAGTMLWGDVEYRFLLNRRSFLFGFAAAGVFERPKLLTETDNTFQITKYLFSTGFGLSYQTQIGRLKFTYAISPEESIGNGKVHFGIRTEL
- a CDS encoding homocysteine S-methyltransferase family protein, which codes for MNIEQALQDRILILDGAMGTMIQRYKLTEEDFRGEQFKDHADDLKGNNDLLSLTRPDIIQAIHEEYLEAGADIVETNTFSGTTIAQADYNLEHIVYELNRKSAEIAKKATGKFTRQNPDKPRFVAGSMGPTNKTASISPEVTDPGYRAVTFDELAEAYKEQAKGLMDGGADLLLIETVFDTLNAKAALFAIQELFDERGDKLPIMVSGTITDASGRTLSGQTVEAFLISVSHAPILSVGFNCALGAKQLQPYLQNLADKSDFYVSAYPNAGLPNEFGEYDQGPELMGQEVEKYLEDNLVNILGGCCGTTPAHISKMAELARNFEPRIVNRKSAKFAKDIN